The DNA window tggtgtaaaggtagaagatgagggttaggtatttataggaaaaaaaattaacatttttcaaaattttctgtaatttttttaaaattttctgtattttttaataatttttctatattttttaataatttttaatgaattttaatatagttaattaatctggaccgttggatttgaaaaatattcaaatccaagagctagggagttgccacgtggccaacggtcatatttctgaccgttgggccctttttttttttttttaatttactttttgtgaaaaaaacgtggaccgttgatctttgatccGACGGTCtagtttaaaagtaaaatttaaaatttttttaccgttggaaatccaacggtctagaaaactagccgttggaaatccaacggcagagaggTAGCCACGTCGCAACTCGGGGGGGGGACTGACAGCGCCTGCACGCGGGCCCCGGCGTCTGAAAGCTTGTCGGGCACTCGCCAAACGGCTGCGTGAAGTGCACGCGCCAGGCTTCTTCCCCGGCTTCTGTCTCAGTCTCTTTTGGGCTGGGCTCTTGCCCAGCTCGGGCTGGGTACCAGTCAGTTTGTTGGGGTGGACTTGATTGACAGAGGCCTGGCTTGGTTTTTGGACTGGAGGCTGGGACATTTGGacaggggtggaattgctcttatgATGAGGTTGAGTCCATAGTAAATGTATGGACTCAATGAAATAATCAATTAGaatttaacatttaataaaGTTATGCGATTTTGGTTTCGATGcagttttcaaaagccaaaaccaaaaccaaaaccaaaccgatTCCTACtttgcggttcggtttcaaaaccgcaaaatcAAACTGTTCAGTGTGTTTCcatttggttcgtgtttcgtTTCCAAGTGCCCCTACTTCAAATCTACATTGTTAATACTTttacaaaaattattttgtttcgtTAGTTCCATAGGAACGACTCTCTAATATGTTTGTGTTGACAACCAAACActctttttaatttcaaaaacgCTTTTATACAATGCAAAAGCACTTAGTTGTCTGTCAACTAGTTCCTTATAAAAACGGTACTGAAAAGTACCACAAACAAAAAGCGTTGGTAAGTAAAAGTGCCTAATAAAGTTGCACTTCCGAACGAGCCCTTAATCTAATATAGTCCTGTATAATAGCTCCAAGGATGTGTCATTTGTTACATCTGCTGCTGAATTTAGGGTAAATTGTGGGAAATGGCCTTGTAGTTGGATTGCACTTTTATTATCCAATCTGTTCATCTGTATATACATAAGTTAGGTTAGTGGATTAAGGTAGTTTGCCCGCTTCCTTACACCTAAGTTTGAACCACTCCTCGGCAAATTAGAGTAGGAAATTTGTCGCTGGACAAGTTTTCCAGTTTAAAAGACATTGTGAAGATACAACAACACTGGCTTTCTCAAACAAGAAATTCTGAGAATTATACAGCAGAACCTTAATAAAGCAATTCAGAAACAGCTGTTGAGATCACGGTTAATGGTTGAACTGACTTGCACCTGGTCGGTACTCTCCGATTCCTAGCAGATCCTGCAAATGTGAAGGTACATAATTCGAACTTTCAACGGAAATTTCACCGGACTCTTCCAACAGGCGGCTGAGCGCCCCAAATACAAATTACAAACATTGCAACATAACTTCTAAAGGGAAAGTACAAAtgcattaaaagaaaaataacatcaGGGTTAAATTTTAGGCATGAGGACCCTAGGAATCAAAGATACAATGATCAAGATCTAACGGTTAAAAACTCCGGAATAGAATACTCTGGAGCACCATAGAATTTTCGGAGAAGTCTACTCTATAGTATTTTATGAAGCTTTCTCTTTTGATGTATGGATTAGCAAACAAAGCTTGGAAGCACTTACAAAAGATAGCACATGCGTGGTTATGACACTTTAAACTAGATTATCTGACTCTCTGATGCTATGTGCCTTGGACACTACTCCAAACCCGACAAGAAATCTGTgtatttggtcatcttcccagTGGAAGCCCTCGCCATTtatcaaaattaaaagaaaatcaaatcctCACTCAGCATATGAAAAGCAAGCTCCAGCAAAATTTGAGAATCAGTTCTATGAAAGCACACATTGAGTCCCAAACTTTAACAGGTTATCAAACAGATTAATAGCAGGTACTTGGAAATCTTACGGGGTTCAGAAAAAAAACCTTTAGTTATGTGATATAAGCCTCTAAATCACAAAATTTGGAGCCAAACACAACGATTTCGACGGTGTTAGACAATATTTACGTACACTTTAGATTTTTCACAATCTTGTCTAACTTGTCACAATAAGATCAACTAAAAAAAAGGTAAACATATAAGAGTCTAATCATCTAATCTAAGTGAGCTGAGGTGATAGGAGCTAACTTCCTAGCCGTGTACCAGATGAGATGAGTATTCTATGCTAAGCTGGGGTTAAAACTAGCATAGAATTGTATTTAAATGAAGCTGCCAAAACATGCCAAAGGAAtacagaaaaagagagaaaattttACCTGGGATGCTTTGCTTTTAGCCCTGGTCTCCGCTGTGCTCGGAATGTCATGATTTGGTTTATTGAATCTCTTCTCACGCCGATCGCATGCACCCCATCCATCTGAGAACCTACCGCCCCTAGTGACAAAGGAAGGAGGGAAAATAGCAACCATAATAAGGTATGACAATCATGATATAGGAATTGCATTACTATCTTAAATGCAAAAGCTCCCAAGATCCAAAATTCATACTGCATGTGTGCCCGAACTACAAATTCGGCCCGGAGAACATTTCGATTCTCATCAAATTCAATGGTCTTGTCTTTGATCTCAAAAGAGAGATTGAAGTAAAATGATATCTTCCTCCAACCTGTACACGCATTCAAGAATCACATCTCATTTTCACCTAGAATTCCCGCTtgatttgaaacaaaaaacagCTCTGTAAATCTACTTACCTGACTTTTTAATGAAAGGATGCCCAGAAATCATGGTGTAATCTGTTTTCTCCAAAATCTATCAGTTTAAATCATACAAACACGGCAAACTAATTAGGCCCTTGAGTCTTCGACACTCGAAACTAGCTAGTGAATTAAGATTTCCCCAATTTCATAGCTTAATCTTTATATAAggtaacaaaattaaaaagaaaaagcattAAGATTCGACTGAAATTGCGCAAAAGAAACACAAATTCGGTCAAAACTATCTACAGAATCCAAATTTCCCAAATTTTACAGCTTAATCATATAGTTAAGTAGGAAAatttaagaaattaaaatacAGTAAAACCCAGAACTGAAAAATTCAATCATCTAAGCAAAATTACCGCCATAGCTGCATTCTGATACTCCTTAAACAGAGAGACCGAAGGGAACCTCCCGGACATGCTATGAACAGCTACAGAGCTGTTATCCCTCTCCCCTCTCTGCGCATAGTTCACAGGGCTCGCAAAATTCCCGATCCCCGGCGACAAGTGCGTTTCCGGCGACGAATAAAACGGAGTCGTAGGAGTGGTAGGCGTCGTGCGCTGCACATTTCGAACTACGACCAGAGGACTCGTGTCGTTGACTTCGGAAAAAGAGGACCTCGCGATCTTCCTCGGGGGGTGAAACGCCCAGGGTTCCTCGACGACCTCGCCCTCTGATGCGGTTGACTTGGAGTCGGAGTCGACGGAGGAGTCGAGCCTTGCGGCGGTCTTGAACAGCTTGGGCGGAGGATAAGGGTTTGAGACTGGGGAGCAGCGAGGGTAGTTTGGGTATTTGATAGCGAGGGGCCTGCGGGGTTGGGGTTTGGATTTGGAGGAGGAGTGGGAGGCGGCGGCGGAGTCAATGACGGCCCACAGAGCGGCGTCTTCTAGGTCATTGTCGTCCACGACGGGATGGAAGGTCGGGGAGGCCATGGGTGAAGGATTTGCtgcggaggaggaagaagagtcGGCTCACAATTGAGATCTTAGAGCGCGGGAATTCAAATTGGGGACGATGGGGAGCGATGGTCTGCAGGCCGGACTTCACACTGTAAGATGAGGCCTAGCATTGGGCCCAAGTTGATtagatacaaagaaaataagggATCTCTTACGAATTCAATTGTTTGTTACAAACGATATTTTAAATTTAGagcttgtttgaaatttcttttaatatggtcaaaagcattttttgttaaattttttttaaaatcaatctttagtaaaaatgcaagtgaatcttgAAAAGCACTAGAAGTGCTTCCTACAAAAGGTACATAATTGATCCTTCTTACATGAAACATTTTAAGCGCTTTTGAAACTCagaaatattttctctaaaagaattttcggtcattttaaaaacacttctaaacGAACCCTTAAGCTATAGTTAGTAAAATTTGGAATTGATATAGTATGTGAAAAATATGTATGCATGTTATTCAACAATTTtggtaataaaaaaatgaaaattaggcctttcttaaaattttaaaatttaattatgtaCAATATTTATTTCTATTTCTTCAATATTACGTTATAAAAATGTATAGAAAACACAAATTATatgtattattaaaaaaatgtgtggaAATCAACGTGTATTGGACGAGAAAAATAgtagttaaaaataaaaaaacaaaattgtggGTTTTAGTAGAAAGCATAATTTTGATAACATTTTCTTTCAAATAATACTTCTATAAACTTTTTATTCATCACAAAAGTtttaaaaaagttttaaaaaatttataagtTAGACCGTGGATGAACTCAAATAAGGTTGGGGTTTAACTTCAATAAATctcatcaaaaataaaaaatagagtgGACTGTGTTTCTATTTCTAATTGTTTTTGGAATGGTTAAAATGATtctaaacaattaaaattatttcTAAATACGTTTGGTAGAACAACTTAAAAATGCTTTGACAAGTTTCAAATAAAGACACTTCTAGTTAGGGCTGCAGCTTGATTGTGGTTGAATGATCGCCactaaatttaatattaaaatggaGTTAGTGATGGATAGGGTTTGAGACTACAAATTCAAGCCGACTAATCAAAGCCCTTCAGTCATTATACTTAGATAATGTTATGAAAGGTGTTGGCTGTTGGACTTTGGTGTAATATGTGCATTAGTTGATTTAAGCTACAATCGAATTGGGTTGGGTTAGGAATCGGTGACAAATGATTAACTCAACTCAATCCAATAATGGTCGGGTTGACATCGGGTTGGGTTTGGGTAGGTTATGTTTAAGAAAAAATATGGTCATTTGAGTTTAAAGTCGTGTTGGACATATACACGTTCAAGTTGACCTAACTCAGAATGCACCCCTACTTCTAGCAAAAGTGTTTCCATTTTAATATCTATACACAAACTACGCGTGTCATCGACTCCACTGCATTTGTAACAAACTAGAAGAGGTTGTTTGGTTCGGGGGAAGCTTGAGCATGAGGATTAATCAGACGGAGACTTCTTCTTAGGCGAGCGGGTTGCTCCAGAGATATGCTTCAACAAAAGGGTCAAATGAAGTGAGAAACAATATGTTCTCATATATCACTTATACTTGCTGGCATATATGGAAAGCTAGGTGTAATTTGCAATTCAACCAGCAACTAATTCATCCTAGGCAGGTTATATTGGCCATCTCTTTGTCGGTCTCTACATTCAAAGAAGCCAATGGTGTTTTTCTCACTTTGCCACCACCTAGTGTGCTGGAATCGTTGGTTGATGTTCGTTGGTCTCCTCCGTGTCCGGGTTTGGTTAAGATAAATGTGGATGCTAGCTGGGGATCTTGTGATGGTCAGGGATTTACGAGGAATTGTGGCTTGGGATGAGGAATGAATGTTTCTTGCAGCTTGTAGATCAGGTGTGAAGGCTACTAGTCTGGCTTTAGGAAGGGCATTGGCAATCTTGCACGGGTGTATGCTTGGTAAGAGGATGGGCTGGAATTGGATTATTATGGAGTCTGACTCGTTGGAATCGATTTCTTGCCTTAGGGACATGGCTAAGAAAGGCAGTTGGGATGCCTTCCCCTCTATACTAAAGTGTTGTAGATTGGGAAAGGAGTTTCTTGAATGCTGCTGGTCTTAGGTTTTAAGACCGGCCAATTCGGCAGTGGACCATTTGGCGTCGCGAAGTTGTAGGGAAGTATGTGATCATGTATGGGTCGATAGACCCCCATCTTCCTTGGTTCATGTTTTGTGTAACGATGGTCTACCTTGTCCCCCCTAAGTGTTTGTGGTAGTGCGTGGAAGGACACTCTAGCATTAGATGCAACGTCGTGATAACTCTGTGACCTCCTCGCACTACTCTTTTCTAGTAGTTATTGGATGTTTGCCTCGGTGTAGGCTCTCTTTGTACTGCTTTGGCATCTTTGCCCAGTTACTGATATTTCctgattaccaaaaaaaaaaaaaaaaactagaaaatttgaaatataaGAGTCTAGTGTTTTGAGATCCTTAACCTTTGaaatgtcgtgttgtgatttgCTCAAAACGTTGAAACGGAGTGCAAGCTTCCACTCCGCTGTCGTCTTTGAGATTCACAGTTTCCTTGTCCAAATCCATAAGGACCTTCAATTTGTTGATCAGCCACTCAAAATCTCTGACATCTTTCATCTGCGACCTCGTTGCCATCTCCGGAACCTTCTTCGCACAGCTGAGCTTGGCAGAGACATAAGAGAGCTGAGCTGATTCTAAGTAATCTTCGAGCTTCATTGCCGTTCTCAGCTTGAATTGCGTAGAGTTGCGAGCCTTGAGGTATCCCTAAACATCTCCCCtgcaaaaaaattatgtagtcAGAGATTCAAATTGATGAAATCAATCGAAGAATTTTGAAATTGTATATGTGAGAGAGATGTATAAGGACTATGGGGACAAGGTGGAGGAGATCGGTAGCGAAAAAATGGAGGAGGAAGACGATCGAACGA is part of the Malus domestica chromosome 12, GDT2T_hap1 genome and encodes:
- the LOC114819918 gene encoding uncharacterized protein; its protein translation is MASPTFHPVVDDNDLEDAALWAVIDSAAASHSSSKSKPQPRRPLAIKYPNYPRCSPVSNPYPPPKLFKTAARLDSSVDSDSKSTASEGEVVEEPWAFHPPRKIARSSFSEVNDTSPLVVVRNVQRTTPTTPTTPFYSSPETHLSPGIGNFASPVNYAQRGERDNSSVAVHSMSGRFPSVSLFKEYQNAAMAILEKTDYTMISGHPFIKKSGWRKISFYFNLSFEIKDKTIEFDENRNVLRAEFVVRAHMQGGRFSDGWGACDRREKRFNKPNHDIPSTAETRAKSKASQDLLGIGEYRPGASQFNH